The Wolbachia endosymbiont of Ctenocephalides felis wCfeT genome includes a region encoding these proteins:
- a CDS encoding L-threonylcarbamoyladenylate synthase, with protein MISKVVSAIQSNLLVCFPTETVYALACNALNSEAIEEIYKVKKRSQNKPLSIFVSSVCDLMKIAEVKKEYISLVNHFSPGPITYILPLKNGVLPSKFFKNSIGIRIPNHWTAISILNQLKAQIIATSINISGEKSVCRAGDIPQDIRQHLSAVIEDDELVSGMESTIIDLTKDEIRIIRKGKISLQTINNVLRRENEKSYRSYSSQKEING; from the coding sequence ATGATATCTAAAGTAGTAAGCGCGATACAAAGTAATTTGTTGGTGTGCTTTCCAACGGAGACGGTGTATGCGCTTGCTTGCAATGCGCTGAATAGTGAAGCTATAGAGGAAATATACAAAGTAAAAAAACGCTCTCAAAATAAGCCACTATCCATATTTGTTAGTAGCGTTTGCGATCTGATGAAAATAGCAGAAGTGAAAAAAGAATATATCAGCTTAGTTAACCATTTTTCTCCGGGGCCAATTACCTATATTTTGCCACTGAAAAACGGAGTGTTACCAAGCAAGTTCTTTAAAAATAGCATAGGTATTAGAATACCCAATCATTGGACAGCGATTTCAATACTAAATCAACTGAAAGCTCAGATAATTGCAACTAGCATAAATATCTCAGGAGAAAAGAGCGTATGCAGAGCCGGTGATATACCACAAGATATTAGGCAACATTTATCTGCGGTAATTGAAGATGACGAGTTAGTTTCTGGTATGGAATCAACTATTATTGACTTAACTAAAGATGAAATTAGGATTATAAGGAAAGGTAAAATTTCGCTGCAGACGATAAATAATGTATTAAGAAGAGAAAATGAAAAAAGTTATAGGTCATACTCAAGCCAAAAAGAAATTAATGGATAA
- a CDS encoding AAA family ATPase has translation MKKVIGHTQAKKKLMDNLSVQSWLICGKKGIGKATLAKSFANWLLIKSYDEEALDLHVVDGDTIGVEKVREMKNFLYLSPIQSEYKIVVIDSLEEMTNNAKNTILKILEEPPKNSKILIISHKPYNIQTTILCRCFQLNLMPLTLDETREVISSQCKLDEQTFNEVTALFPGVPGVIINAIDNNSYESYKYFHALFQNLNNYEIINKVISSEIELELASHMIQIFILESIKKKAGNAEILLHQWRQIDELFIAAKQFHLDRKHVLANAVNIITSAF, from the coding sequence ATGAAAAAAGTTATAGGTCATACTCAAGCCAAAAAGAAATTAATGGATAACTTATCTGTCCAGTCTTGGCTAATTTGTGGTAAAAAAGGCATAGGGAAGGCAACACTTGCAAAATCTTTTGCCAACTGGCTACTTATAAAAAGCTACGATGAGGAGGCATTAGACTTGCATGTTGTTGATGGAGATACAATTGGAGTTGAGAAAGTCAGAGAAATGAAAAATTTTCTGTACCTAAGCCCTATTCAATCAGAATATAAAATAGTTGTGATAGATAGCTTAGAAGAGATGACCAATAATGCTAAAAATACAATATTAAAAATATTAGAGGAGCCGCCGAAAAATTCTAAAATACTTATCATTAGTCACAAACCATATAATATACAAACTACAATCCTATGTCGGTGCTTTCAGTTAAATTTGATGCCATTGACTTTAGATGAAACGAGGGAAGTTATTTCGTCTCAGTGCAAATTAGATGAGCAAACATTTAACGAGGTAACAGCACTGTTTCCTGGTGTGCCAGGCGTGATAATAAATGCAATAGATAACAATTCTTATGAGTCATATAAATATTTTCATGCGCTCTTTCAAAATCTAAATAACTATGAAATAATTAATAAAGTAATCAGTAGCGAAATTGAGCTGGAATTGGCATCTCATATGATTCAGATTTTCATTTTAGAGAGTATAAAAAAGAAAGCAGGTAATGCTGAAATTCTGCTACATCAATGGAGGCAGATAGACGAGCTCTTTATTGCTGCAAAGCAATTTCATTTAGATAGAAAGCATGTCTTAGCCAATGCGGTGAACATTATAACTTCAGCTTTTTAA
- a CDS encoding VirB8/TrbF family protein: MESKLLESVRNKSYFNKGVEWYCHRYLFCVAERSWLALITSSLLVCLCLLLLNIYLLFPMKKDLNFVKYMNHTEDEFSIMHKIESNKKDDEYTATARYLISKYIEIYESSKIVEQEYQENFIRNNSIHKIYQSFQDKRGDSLRKVTNINVKELLIDRSVKSLVTFAGNATVTFITEQDKDMKSYTAEISFTLSNLRATMNGVIPFKFIVSGYKLMK; the protein is encoded by the coding sequence ATGGAAAGTAAATTGCTTGAGTCAGTAAGAAACAAAAGCTATTTCAATAAAGGAGTTGAATGGTACTGTCATAGGTATCTGTTCTGCGTGGCGGAAAGGTCCTGGCTTGCACTAATAACATCATCTCTTCTGGTATGCCTGTGTTTATTACTGCTTAACATATATTTATTATTTCCCATGAAGAAGGACTTAAATTTTGTGAAGTATATGAATCACACGGAAGATGAGTTTTCTATAATGCATAAAATTGAATCTAATAAAAAAGATGATGAATATACTGCTACAGCAAGGTATTTAATAAGCAAATATATTGAAATATATGAATCTAGTAAAATTGTTGAGCAAGAATATCAAGAAAATTTCATACGAAACAATTCTATACATAAGATTTATCAAAGCTTTCAGGATAAGAGGGGTGATTCATTAAGAAAAGTTACCAACATAAACGTAAAGGAGCTTTTGATCGATCGATCTGTTAAGAGCTTGGTGACATTTGCTGGCAATGCTACTGTAACTTTTATAACTGAGCAAGATAAGGATATGAAGAGCTATACCGCTGAGATTAGCTTCACTTTATCCAACCTTAGAGCAACAATGAATGGTGTTATACCATTTAAATTTATTGTTAGTGGTTATAAGTTGATGAAATGA
- a CDS encoding glutathione S-transferase family protein, which translates to MILYYFSLCPFSRKVRALLKEKKLDCELVHENPWEKRSEFMKINTTGQIPVLIDNNSTIVDSSAICEYLEETYNSGVRLLDSSAITKSKIRALINWFDNKFYNEVTKYIMNEKVIINRSPDSRFLHAAQHNLSCHIEYIEYLINKNGWLATDKFTLADITLASHISVMDYANSFPWERSNILKEWYSIVKSRPCFREILLERIPGLTPPKHYADLDF; encoded by the coding sequence ATGATTTTATATTACTTTTCTCTTTGTCCGTTCTCGCGAAAGGTTAGAGCTCTTCTTAAGGAAAAAAAATTGGACTGTGAACTAGTACACGAAAATCCATGGGAAAAGCGTTCGGAATTCATGAAAATTAATACAACAGGTCAGATACCAGTGTTGATAGACAACAATTCTACTATAGTAGACAGCAGCGCTATCTGCGAGTATCTAGAAGAAACTTACAATAGTGGTGTTAGGTTACTTGATTCATCCGCCATAACCAAATCTAAAATACGTGCTTTAATTAACTGGTTTGATAATAAATTTTACAATGAAGTTACTAAGTATATTATGAATGAGAAAGTAATAATTAACCGCAGTCCTGATTCCAGGTTTCTTCATGCTGCTCAACATAATCTATCCTGCCATATAGAGTACATTGAGTACTTAATTAATAAAAACGGTTGGCTTGCAACCGATAAATTCACTTTAGCTGATATTACCCTGGCATCGCATATTTCCGTAATGGATTATGCAAATAGCTTTCCTTGGGAGAGAAGTAACATTCTAAAGGAATGGTATTCTATTGTAAAATCAAGACCTTGCTTCCGCGAAATATTGTTGGAAAGAATTCCTGGTTTAACTCCTCCAAAGCATTATGCTGACTTGGACTTTTGA
- the dnaX gene encoding DNA polymerase III subunit gamma/tau, which produces MNIALKYRPNNFKDLIGQDVLVRILENAFSLNKIPQAILLSGSSGVGKTTTARIIALCLNCSQGPTFKPCGSCKNCLAIKNSSHPDVIEIDAASHTSIDDVKVILRDICYSPISSKFKVYIIDEVHMLSNSAFNALLKTLEEPPSSVKFILATTEIKKIPITITARCQRFDLHNISTDKIVERLRDVAQKENYFIENEALELIARHSGNSMRNALFLMNQAVLYSKDGAISTANITNILGLVDKDIIFDLLEAVLDGDLKKGLMIFDKVAKTTNPLNLFEDLLHTIQSVCRFSITKEINETSRIKSLSEKKSLIFFSRLWRVLLKGIQDIKASTCSDIAAEMILISLCHISDLPSPEQVVKKVLLQNAQQKSSMPIAVSSDNTAHSNISVTSGDPRQQSYDFDRILQLLRQKNQIYLYKQLCSNIKLMSCKPGYLKLKAVSKLDSDFCNNLKNYLNQATEREWVVEIEAINSQVGSCNYVPEVKDILDAFKGAEVVNIENME; this is translated from the coding sequence ATGAACATAGCATTAAAATATCGTCCCAATAATTTTAAAGATTTAATAGGTCAAGATGTGTTGGTGCGTATACTAGAGAATGCTTTTTCTCTAAATAAAATACCACAAGCTATATTGCTTTCGGGCAGCAGTGGGGTTGGTAAAACCACAACTGCAAGGATAATAGCCTTGTGTTTGAATTGCTCACAAGGACCAACTTTTAAGCCTTGTGGATCTTGTAAAAATTGCTTGGCAATAAAAAATTCAAGCCATCCAGATGTTATTGAAATTGATGCAGCAAGCCACACTAGTATTGACGATGTTAAGGTGATTCTTAGGGATATCTGTTACTCGCCCATAAGTTCTAAATTTAAAGTTTATATTATAGATGAAGTACATATGTTATCCAATAGCGCATTTAATGCGCTGCTTAAAACCTTAGAAGAACCACCATCCAGTGTAAAGTTCATTTTAGCAACTACAGAAATAAAAAAAATACCAATTACTATTACTGCGCGTTGCCAAAGGTTTGATTTGCATAATATCTCTACTGATAAGATAGTAGAGCGCTTAAGAGATGTTGCACAAAAAGAAAATTATTTTATTGAAAATGAAGCATTAGAGTTAATAGCACGCCACTCTGGAAATTCAATGCGCAATGCTTTATTCCTCATGAATCAAGCAGTGCTATATAGTAAAGATGGAGCAATATCCACCGCAAATATAACCAACATACTTGGTTTGGTAGATAAAGACATTATATTTGACTTGTTGGAAGCAGTATTAGATGGTGATTTGAAGAAAGGATTAATGATCTTTGATAAAGTAGCAAAAACAACCAATCCGCTTAATCTTTTTGAAGATTTGCTGCATACAATCCAGTCGGTGTGCCGTTTTTCGATAACAAAGGAAATTAATGAGACAAGTAGAATAAAAAGTTTAAGTGAGAAGAAGTCTTTAATATTCTTTTCACGGCTGTGGAGGGTATTACTTAAGGGAATTCAAGATATAAAGGCTTCAACGTGTAGCGATATTGCTGCTGAAATGATATTAATTAGTCTTTGCCACATCTCTGATTTACCCTCTCCTGAACAAGTTGTTAAAAAAGTTCTTTTACAAAATGCGCAGCAAAAATCTTCCATGCCAATTGCTGTTTCATCTGATAATACAGCACATTCTAATATATCTGTAACATCAGGAGATCCAAGGCAGCAAAGCTATGATTTTGACAGGATCTTACAACTGCTGCGACAGAAGAACCAAATTTATCTTTACAAACAACTGTGCAGTAATATAAAATTAATGAGTTGCAAACCTGGGTATTTAAAGTTAAAAGCTGTATCTAAACTAGACAGTGATTTTTGTAATAATTTAAAAAATTACTTAAATCAAGCTACCGAGAGGGAGTGGGTTGTTGAGATTGAAGCTATAAACAGTCAGGTTGGTAGCTGTAATTATGTGCCTGAAGTTAAGGATATACTTGACGCTTTTAAAGGTGCAGAAGTAGTTAATATAGAGAATATGGAGTAA
- a CDS encoding YbaB/EbfC family nucleoid-associated protein, giving the protein MKQAQEMQKKLAEAQSKYIGQEFQGVSGGGDVSVVVVVVKIGSYKVKKVSLDEKTMRNEEKDVVEDLVVAAFNDAIKKAEEAMANATSDLAGMMGLPPGFKLPF; this is encoded by the coding sequence ATGAAACAAGCGCAAGAAATGCAAAAAAAACTTGCGGAAGCTCAAAGTAAATACATTGGACAAGAATTTCAAGGTGTTTCTGGGGGTGGTGATGTTTCTGTTGTAGTGGTGGTAGTAAAAATAGGTAGTTATAAAGTCAAAAAAGTGAGTTTAGACGAAAAGACTATGAGAAACGAGGAAAAGGATGTAGTGGAGGATCTGGTTGTTGCAGCATTTAATGATGCTATTAAAAAAGCAGAAGAAGCTATGGCAAATGCAACCTCGGATCTTGCAGGAATGATGGGTCTACCACCTGGGTTTAAGCTTCCTTTTTAA
- a CDS encoding helix-turn-helix domain-containing protein, with amino-acid sequence MNVDYLVDGKVIPHPIDIEVGKRIRELRLIRGMSQDDLGKKVGITFQQIQKYEKGINRVLVSRLHDLAIALGVTVDYFFANISASSSNSSAALHEDGEDFEYGEEDAESKEMLGLVREYRKIKNRKSRNAVYSLIKSLSSPEN; translated from the coding sequence ATGAATGTTGATTATTTAGTTGATGGAAAAGTTATACCCCACCCTATAGATATAGAGGTAGGGAAAAGAATAAGAGAATTAAGACTAATACGTGGCATGAGTCAGGATGACTTAGGGAAAAAAGTAGGCATTACTTTTCAGCAAATACAGAAATACGAAAAGGGAATAAATCGTGTACTAGTAAGTAGATTACACGATTTAGCGATTGCACTTGGTGTAACAGTAGACTATTTCTTTGCAAATATTTCTGCTTCTTCAAGTAACTCATCAGCGGCACTGCATGAAGATGGAGAAGATTTTGAATATGGTGAAGAGGATGCAGAAAGCAAAGAGATGTTAGGATTAGTTAGAGAGTATCGAAAAATTAAGAATAGAAAATCGCGAAATGCTGTTTATTCATTAATAAAGTCTTTATCTTCTCCTGAAAATTAG
- a CDS encoding acyloxyacyl hydrolase, producing the protein MHYKIFFSAAALATLLSLSVSHSAYSDPVGIVDSEESSYYVRLQYNGEILPYKTKIDGFEAKKNSAVTTDAYTSSFISGGGAFGYRMDEFRVDFEGLYSQLNKADGVIFQKLNTAATPVGDGTDVDLDDSLTAIAGLVNVYYDLALDDMPMTPYVGVGVGAAYINNPLKTAVSGDKDSGFGFAYQAKAGVSYDVSPEFKLFAGARYFGAYGANFDKAAANDKGVKVLYSTIGAEVGVTFNFA; encoded by the coding sequence ATGCATTATAAAATTTTTTTTTCAGCGGCTGCTTTAGCAACGTTGCTGAGCTTATCAGTATCACACTCTGCTTATTCCGACCCTGTTGGTATAGTAGACAGTGAGGAGTCTAGCTACTACGTTCGTTTGCAATATAACGGTGAAATTTTACCTTACAAAACAAAAATTGACGGTTTTGAAGCTAAGAAGAACAGTGCTGTTACTACTGATGCTTATACATCTTCTTTCATCTCTGGTGGAGGTGCATTTGGTTACAGAATGGATGAATTTAGAGTGGACTTTGAAGGGCTTTATTCACAGTTAAATAAGGCTGATGGTGTTATTTTTCAAAAGCTAAATACTGCTGCTACTCCTGTTGGCGATGGAACTGATGTTGATTTGGATGACTCATTAACAGCAATCGCAGGGCTAGTTAACGTTTATTATGATTTAGCGCTTGATGACATGCCTATGACTCCATATGTTGGTGTTGGTGTTGGTGCAGCGTATATCAACAATCCTTTAAAAACAGCAGTGAGTGGTGATAAAGATTCTGGGTTTGGTTTTGCTTACCAAGCAAAAGCTGGTGTTAGCTATGACGTGAGCCCGGAATTTAAGCTTTTTGCTGGTGCTCGTTATTTTGGTGCTTACGGCGCTAACTTTGATAAGGCAGCTGCAAATGACAAAGGAGTAAAAGTTCTCTACAGCACTATTGGTGCAGAGGTTGGAGTAACATTTAATTTCGCCTAG
- a CDS encoding metallophosphoesterase family protein has translation MYGDNFATWEAEWFSPAQEILSQYPFLFMRGNHENCDRAHKGWFRYLDAYPFESGACKEFTKSWTFDASIMQFYVFDSAYSTDLNYYTNTELIKKQLTPIKQQNKPTWFLTHKPLWNLTKELIFQYEGNVANTKVFIDYFNKYKIPVVISGHAHIAQILFMANNLPTQIIVGNGGSSLHSQDQKAVQYDVGFDYVENIPSFTAEKVNNFFGFGFAVLDLPTRKFSFYSKDNKELYSVVLTKDFQWKKEKTVCSVFEVLSKEWLK, from the coding sequence GTGTACGGTGATAATTTTGCCACCTGGGAAGCTGAGTGGTTCAGTCCAGCACAGGAAATTTTATCGCAATATCCGTTTTTATTCATGCGTGGTAATCATGAAAATTGTGATAGAGCACACAAAGGATGGTTTAGATATTTAGATGCCTATCCCTTTGAAAGCGGAGCATGCAAAGAATTTACTAAAAGTTGGACATTTGATGCGAGTATCATGCAATTTTATGTCTTCGATTCTGCATATAGTACTGATCTTAACTATTATACAAACACTGAGTTAATAAAAAAGCAGCTTACTCCAATTAAGCAACAGAATAAACCTACTTGGTTTTTGACTCACAAGCCTTTATGGAATTTAACTAAGGAATTGATATTTCAATACGAAGGTAATGTTGCTAATACTAAGGTTTTTATTGATTATTTTAATAAATACAAAATACCTGTTGTCATCTCAGGACATGCGCATATCGCACAGATTCTTTTCATGGCTAATAACTTGCCAACCCAAATTATAGTCGGTAACGGTGGATCATCATTGCATTCTCAGGATCAAAAAGCTGTACAGTATGATGTTGGATTTGATTATGTTGAGAACATCCCTAGCTTTACTGCTGAAAAAGTTAACAATTTCTTCGGTTTTGGTTTTGCTGTTTTAGACTTACCAACTCGGAAATTTTCTTTCTACAGCAAGGATAACAAGGAGCTGTACTCTGTGGTTTTAACAAAAGATTTTCAATGGAAAAAGGAAAAAACTGTTTGCTCTGTTTTTGAAGTGTTAAGTAAAGAATGGTTAAAGTAG